DNA sequence from the Solea solea chromosome 12, fSolSol10.1, whole genome shotgun sequence genome:
CATTCAGACCAACTGGCACAAATTCTAAATAACTCTGAGGAGATTTTTGATGAACCCTCACACAATTAAGTAAATACATTATAAGGACCAGGTAAAAATGAATTGCcttatgggaaaaaaaaatggttagACAGCATTATTTAGATTGGGTATTGgctgattcttcttcttctgatctTACCGTGAGGTCATCTGTGATTCTCACCCCCTACACCTGACGGTTATCTGTCTGtaactgttgattattttatcaattaattgattacttgTGTGGTCTGTTAGCTTTATCATAACTTTTCTgtcattatatacagtaaattgtaATGTGTGTAATGTCTTCTTCTCCGTTTTTTGTGTATAGTTACAGCtccacttacaggcctggcatatgtactacagcattttgAGTCGTTTgggagacatttcctgaaacgatgccgtgtttactcactcactcatctcctaccgctttatcctccacatgagggccaatctcagctgacatagaaaAGGCCTATatctttcaccctatgtcaccctggacaggacgtaagtccatcacagagccacacagagacaaccattcattctcacactcacagttaaGCGAGTCCAATtttcctaatccccaaatctagTACATGTTTTTGGGCTGTTGGAGGATACCGGAGAACCCGTACTGAATTCACctaaaatactttttaagaaagggaatgagaataaagttgtaattattattcaagcaaaatcaaaagcaaaatcaaagcaaaatgaTCAATTTCGACATACGTCAAGATGAGAAATGCGGAGCATTTCttgaagttacattttgattggGGCTTCACATATAAAGAAATAGTTTATATgtttggcacatcagcaccgcattatctttagcatcaggactttgaTGACTGCAAGAAACTGAgtttgtttggaagaaagaatatgactgtaatatgactttttaaatattacaactttattctcataatattaagactttattctcgtaatattacacctttattctcataatattacgacttttatctcgtaatattaagactttattctcatgatattgcgactttattctcataatattatgactttagtCTTGTATTATTACAAgtttattctcttaatattaagactttattctcatgatattaagactttattctcatgatattaagactttattctcgtaatattacaacttttatCTTGTGAAATAACTTTTATCTCgtaatatgactttttaatattatgactttattctcgtaaaattatgacttttatcttgTAAAATTAGGACGTATCTtgtaatatgactttattattacgactttattctcataatattaagactttattctcatgatatTAACCTTTATgctcgtaatattacaacttttatctcgtaatattaatattaactttattcttgaaagattaaatgtttttttctcttcagtttggccctaaaaCTCTGTCATGTAATACAAGGTCTGAGCAGGGCCAAAAAGTTAGAAATCTCAATGTAGGGGGGCCCCAGGTCCATTTGCCCTGAAAGTTCCTTGAAACGCCCCTGCTGGGGGTGAGGAAGCGCTTTCACCCAGGCGTTGTCTGAAGGAGGGCCCTACAGTGTCCCGACTTGAGATGgtgtgcttaaaaaaaatcacagctgTAAGGAACCACAAACACACGCCGACTTCCTGTAGCTAAACTACAACTCGTGCGCTACGAAGAACACACGAAACATCAATCGAACAGAGCCAGTCCAGAGGCTTATCTTATGACACATCATGTGGACTACACACTGCAGTGGACGACACCtacacaaatgtaaatatagCCGCTAGTTTGTTGTTTGAAGCGCCAGCGTCGTAACACGCAGCTGCACTAATCACGCAAACAACGCACTCAAGAGAAAAGTGCAGTGTCCATGTTCTCATGGAGCCGCACAGACGTGAACAAAGTTTACATGAGTCAGTGAGAGCGGCAGCTCGAGTTTGCCCAGCTTTGATGCcagaatattttcttttctttctttctttctttctttctttctttcttccttacCCCGTGGAGGTGAGATTACTCCCTCCTCTtgttcttctcttcctctctgtccctcGCGGACAATCTTGAAGGGTTACTCGCCGCCTCCTCAGAAAATGGAGATGACGAACCAGACCATGTTCTGCCTGTCACGGACCAAGTTTGCACCAGTTAGACGTCGGAACTGCAAGGAGTATGGAGGGTCTCTGTCGAGAGCAACCAGCGACGTCAAGCTGCATAATTCCACACTTCCGGCGatacttttcaaaacaaatgtcGGCTTGTTGGTGGCAGACCTAGACTTGATCGTAGTCGAAATCAACACGTGAATCAACAGTTctggaaaaataatgaataacatCTACTCGCGTCACTGTAATTGCGTAGTTTTTTTGTGAACttaattactttttaaagtatttttttaaaatgtgtaattttacttttacttgagtatgtATGTTTACTTgagtactgtacttcactacgttttaaatcacatctgttactgaggacaggtgaaggatGATGAGAGGggaaggatgaggacaggtaaatgatgatgatagcccattttgactgatacatgtgtttacatattttactttgcatattttacttttttttaatttgtgagggtttgcctttaattaaaaacaattcatgggagatgtgtgtccccttgtcctttgcATGACACAAGAACCCCaatcttgttaaaaaaaagtaacgtTTTCTAAATTTGAAACAAGCTCCTTGTATTTACTTTAACTCAAGTACAGACCAGTACTTTCACTTGTACTTAAGTTAAGTGTTATACGTACTTATTCATTCATATGTTTCGTTTCTTTGTGCAGTGTTATGTGTAGTTTATGGCAGAGGTGTCATACTGGTGGCCTGTGGCCCCACTTGTTATCATGAAAACATGGcggaggcacagctgccagcgaggtgatAGAAAATACACCTGATATAATGCTAAATATATTTCATGATAGTAATAAAACATTTGGTcgtaattatcacattatcaaATGCATGAcataagcttgtttggtgtttcaATAAAAgttgtccacattattattttactatttttctggggggggggggggggtgttttaAGACTTATTTTGCCTCATAAGTATATgattattgtgaagtatatgtCGTTCTGTATCAAAActagcacttttattttgaaattctttcATGAAATTAATTCACATCTTGAATGAAGTATTGTGTCCATATAGCCTATTGTCACAATCCATCTTTCCCTCAACTCTGACCAGTTTCCCAGTCCTGGCTGCTGAAAAACATCCCCACAACATGATGCTGtcaccaccatgtttcactgtGGGAATGGTGTTCTTTGGGTGATGTGATGTGCTGGGATTGCACCAGACATAGCGTTTTCTTGATGGCCGAAAAGTTAAATTTTAGTCTCATCAGACCAGAGCACCTTCCTCCATACAGCCCATCTCTATAGAGCGTACAGCTTTTCCAGGGTTATCTTAGGTCTCTGTGCTGCCTCTCTGAGTAATGCCCTTGTTCCCCAGTCCGTGAGTTTAGGTGGACGGTCGTCTCGTTGCAGGATTACAGTGCTCCTGGGGATCATCAAAGATTTGGATATCTTTTTATAATCTAACTCTGACTTGTGCTTCTCAACAACATTGTCCCTTACTTGTTTGGAGAGTTCCTTGGTCTTCATGGCAGTGTGTGGTTAGTGGTGCCTCTTGCTTAGGTGTTGCAGCCTCTGGGGCCTTTCAAAAAaaagtatgtatatgtactgaCAGATCATGTGATACTTAGATTGTACACAGGTGGACATCATTTCATCAGTTGTACCAGAGCTTGTTATGGGCTTCATAACAAAGGGGGTGAATACATATGCACATGCCAatttttagtgtttttcatttctaaAAAATAGTTTCATGTatatatttttctcatttcacttcaccaaCTTAGACTATTGTGTTCTGATCCATCACATAACattcaggttaaaaaaaacattgaaatggAGGCTGTAATGcaacaaaataggtaaaaagCCAAGTGGGGGTGAATACTTTTGCAAGGCaatgtaaacacacctgagcaagatattgtattgtattgtattttattattactgtCACAGGCACATAATAGATCAAGCAGTTTTCAAAGGTGGAAATTGTAAAAAGATGTATTCTAAAACTGTAAACCTGAACAAATATAttgagacagaaataaaaaccgataaaaaacataaataacaacttCAATTTTCAGGTGGATTTTCATGTCAAGGTAGTAGTAAAgtagtaaagtaaaaataaataataatatattacataATAAACAAATTCTTGAAAGCTTTTATGTTTGCtctcacagacaaaaacacagtgatcAAAGATTAAAAATACTTATTCTGACAACAGGAAATAGGGAGCACTATATTACAACCatataacaaaatatacaaagacaCATCTTCATGCTAATCTATGCATGCCACTCAGCAAAACAGTTCCTGTCTAGCAATAGACAGAGGGGAGTGTCACATGCCTGACACTTCCAGGGAGTGGTGTTGCGCACCCGTTTTTGTGCACACTGCTGGCACCGCCTGCGCCCCACTGTGGCCCtgttggagctgctgaactCTGCAGCACATGCAGTTGGAACATGGCTGGTTTGTCTTTTCACAGGAACGCCTGCTTTTTCAGCTCCACAGAGCTGTTTCACCAGCTCCACCATGAAGTCCTTGTGGGACAGCCTCGGCTGGTTCCTGACGGCTGCAAGCTCCAAATGCATTACGTATGCATTTGTGCTTGCGATATCCAGGAGGTGTAGGAAGACAGTGCGGTACCACCGGCTTTGTCTTCTGTGCACTGAATAGTACTGGATGAGTCGATCAACTCCACCCATGTACTTGTTGTACTCCATGACGGGAGTAGGGCAAGGGACGTCAACCACCTTCAACACTCCACCCTTGCTCCTCACCTTCCTCCTCACCGTGTCACCAGCATTCGCAGGGTGAATGGTGGAACACATCGACACCTCCCTTGTGTCTATCCACTTCACAAACACTGTTGAGTCCTGCCTGATCCACCGCATTGTTCCACGTGGGGACTTCTTGGAGATGACTCCCTGGCTAGGAGGACACCCTCTCCGGTTCTCCCGGTATGTGCCGCAGGCCCCAAACTTCATGCTTGCCAGGTCAGTGAACAACTTTGGGCTGGTGTAGAAGTTGTCCATATAGATGTGGTATCCAGTGCCGAGAAAGCCTGGTTGCACCAGATTCATCACTGCATCATAGCTTAGCCCATGAGCACTGGGGTTAGATGCCTTCCCAACATAAACAGCCAAGTCCACAGTGTAACCATTGCTGGAATCTGCCAACACAAAGAGTTTTATCCCCCATTTGGTTGGCTTGTTCTTCATGTACTGTGGGAAGCCTGCTTTTGCCTTTGTTGCAACCATCCTTTCGTCTATAGCAAGCTGCCTCCTTGGGTGGTAGGATGCTTTACAGGCAGCACGAACATGTTCGAAGAGTGGCTGTATGCGGAACAGTTTGTCATGCTCAGGCCCACCCTTCTTCCTGTCATTCTCCAGGTCCTTCTCCACGTCACTTAGGTGAAGGTTCCATGTCAGTGTCTGAAAACGTAGCCGAGTCATGATCGAAGCTGGAAAAGGATGAGAAGTGACATCGTTCTGCTTCCAATAGTCTTGTACACTTGGCAGTTTCACCAATGAGGTGAACAGCACCAGACCCAAAAACTTATTAAACTCCTCTTCATCTACATCCTGCCAAGTGTACCTTTTTTCAGCTGCATATTGTGCAGCATATTTGTTGGTGTTCTGGCAGATTTCTCTGACCCCTGCTGGAGGGAAAAACTGCTGAAAAAGGTTGAGGGGGGTGTGCTCCACTGTGGTGTCCacctgtaataataataagaattatTATCATATAAGTAATAGATATTGTGTATAAACAcctttgtaaaaaataaagcatcaaaagtaaaaaatagtcagataaataaaagaaagccaGACAATACCTGTACACCCTGGGTCCTTAGTGGCTTGAATCTCAATGGTGGCGGAGCGGTGTCGAGTTCATCTCCAGACTTCCAGCCATGAGCCGGCTGTGGAGTTCTGGAGCGAGATGACTGACCCCTTGTGGTCCCACgtcctctccctctgcctctccgTGGCTTTGGTGCCGATACTGGCCTCTCGTCACATGATTGGTCATTACTATAATACAAAacaagactgttttttttgtgtgtgacatctATCCATTATTAGCAAGCAGAACAACCCAACTACTATAACAGACGGATGAGCCGCTGTTGGGAGGTGGATagctgttgaatatccaacttGAAGCTAATTTAACAGCAGTATACACATACATCGGTTCTGTGTCGTCGTGTTCCTGCTTTATACTGCCCAGCTGGGGGCGCAGCGCTCCCAAAGCTGTCTCTGGGTTGGCCACAGGCTGTACATAACTGTATTGacaagggagagaaaaaaacatatttacagtcaAAAAATGCATATCTACCTATGTAATAACTGTGGGAACTGAGAGCAGTATATACATGTCCACTAGGGGGGCAATGAGTCGAGTAGTTACCTGTTGGGCATGTTACAGAAGTGAAGAAGACATAAGCTCTGTGTACTATGAGAGAGCCTGATGTGATCGTGACCACACTGTGTTCGTCCGTAAGAAAATAAACCTTCCCTCATGTTCAGCAAGAAGTCTCCCGTGAGTTACTACAACCTATGATCAAATAACGAGAGAACATACGAGTTTCAGAACAAACTTACGTTGGTTGAGAGGCAGTGGGAGTGGATGGCTGCTCGTCATCCTCGCTGCTGTCACTCCCGCAACTCCAGTCGGAGGATAAAGTTTCGTCCTCTAACGACACCACATTTTCACCTTCTTCCAATTCAAAGAAATACTCTAACGCCTGATGCAGATTTGTTGTCCTCTTTCGTTCCATTGTACTACTCTGTAATccttattgtttattttcttcttgttcGCTGATGGTTTTCCCGGGTTGCAAGCGGAAACAACGTCATCAATGaaaacgtcacagttcaaagttcccttggctccttttttaaatcacaaaaataaaagaaaaactggccattttgtgacttctgcacaattatcaccgcttctgttttttaaaatataaaaccaaTCATAACTTTGTCCCAATACACAAAAAGATGAAAACGTTTCATGCCACACAGTCGTTTCAGGCGGGCACACGTTaacagcgccacttacaggctTGGATGGTCCTTCATACGTGAGGAGTGTGGTTTGGGCCTTTGTTGCAATCTTTCTACACATTTTGGAGGTGGATGGATATTACTTACTTGATGGTTGTGAGTGGGTCATAATCAATGCACAGGACCCTGATTATATCTACAGTGCATACAATAAATAAGACTATTCTCACTTCATTAGATGAAGGAGGGCTGGGAGAATTGCAGTTAACACAGACTATTTTACTTTGCATAAACAcgcctttaaaaataaactgtgtgGGGCAAAACTGCACCATTaaaattgtatatatatataaatttattatatatatatacacatatatatgtatgtatatatacatctatatgtatgtattcatatagatgtatatacatactgtatatatactgacACACCACTGACTACACTTTGCTCACTTTAAGCCGTGAACCAACAGCTCTCACTAAAAACATCTGCTATAACCatcacatgcacacgcacacacacacctgaataaAAACTCAAAGAAAGTTTAAAAGTCGGAAATCAACCACCACacactgaaatgactttacTGTGTTTAATTCAAAAGCACACATACAGAACTGATATAGACAATAATATCATATAGTAGTTGATGCCTTAAGTCAACTTGtgatacatgtattatttataaaaaagaagGATTATTAATTAATCATAATACAGTGTGGTTGTTCAATGGTTAAGCAACATGTATTGTGTATATTGTAGCAAATTAAGCAGGTGCAAAgcattcagcaagtttaaaaCAACTGGATATTAACAATAAACTGTTTGTGACTATACTTAAGCAATAAAGAGttacttcttaaaagatttaatgTGACAAGTCATGTTTTTCTCTGattccaaataaaaaacaaacaagaaacatgAATAACTTGAATTAGTagtaattatttatttcttctccgTAGCCATCCTGAACATTTTCCTTGATTCGCTGAGTTTCTTCAGCTGAAGCTTCTGGTAGAACTGCTTTCAATCCATTCTCTATTTTTGCCATCCTGGCATTGGTCTTGTTCTCAAATTCTCTCTTGTTCTTCAGGACTAGCCTCAGAATACCTTTTTGAGCTGCCGTGCAGGAGCTTTGCAGCTTCTGACGCTCTATAAGAAACTCTGGTTTCTCTTTATCCATGGCCATGAGTTTGCCCAGGCTGCTCACTCTGTCCATCAGGTACTCGTTAGACACTTCAGTGTAGGTGGATGAGATCATGTGGACCAGGCTGGCAACATTTGAGGCTTGAAATGCCTGCATGTACAGGAGGTCTTTTGTATAGAGCTTTTCATTGTAGTCTAGCTTCATTGCTGAATCAGATGTTTTGACAaagtttttcagtgttttgttgaGGCTGATTTGGATGATGTTGGAGATCATTTGGAAGAAGCGCACCATCTTCTTCCACTGCTCTTGTACTCTTCCCATGGCATCAAGACCCTTGACCAGCATTTTGATGGTTTGGTCAAAGCTAATCTCTTTGATTTCACAGCTTTGCAGTTCTATCAGTACAGCATTCAGCTCCTGTTCTTTCTTCTCCATGTTCTCAACAGCCTTTCCATAGGACTCTCGTGTGTCTTTGAGTTCTGCTCTGGTCTGCTCAATTTGGAAACGGGCATTTTCAATTGCTACCTCACCGGCTAACTTGCGTTGATTTGCTGAACTGGTCTTCTCTGATTTGTATTTCATTGGTCCTTTGGCAGCAAGAGCTGGGGTACCTAAAGTTTTCTTGGCCTTTGAATCAAATTTGTGAGCAGCATCCTTCAACTTCTTAATGCTCCCCAACAGCTTTACAGTTGACTTGATGTCCCACTTCTTACCTGGGTTATATGTTGCCAGGTCTTCGCAGATCTCGATACCTGTTTCACAGAGTGAAAGAGCATCCTTGCATTGAGGGCCCTTTGGGATCTGATCCAGTTGTTTTAAGATCCGTGTGAATTGCTCCTTGTCCCATGCAGTCTTTGTGCTTTTGCTCTTCTCATCATACAGTTTTTTCCAGTCTATATCACTTTCACGGACATATTCATCGAAACCCGTTGCAAGATTCAGAATCTCTCCAGATGTGCAGCTGGCATTGATTTGTGAAATTGCATCACAATTCTCATCAGCACATGCATCCCCACTCTCATGAGTATGATCTTCTGATGATGCATTTGATGTATTGACATTACCACCCACCAGATTAACCATTCCATTCATCATTCCTACCACACTTGATTGTATACCATCAACAAAATTCATGCCAATCACTTCCCATCCAGAGGGAAGAGAGTCCATGGATTGCTTGTAAGCATCCTGTGCTTCTTCCATCTGCTTTGCCATGGCCTGCATTGCTTTCTTGGTCTGATCATTTTGCATTCTGGCAGTCTGTTCcctcattttgttttcctttattttcttcttcacttctttCAGCTCTTCTCCATAAAAGTGCTCAGCATTGACACAGGCCTCCAACAACTCCCCTATTAAACTGATGACATCAGAATACCTCTTCTCAACCATGGTTGCTTGTTCCACACAGTCATCAGCAATAGAACGAATGTTTTCGAGTTGATCTGGCAGGAGAGTTTCAATAACTTTATCACTGGCATTGAAAAGAATGTCGACTGACGTCTTAATATAATTGGGTATTGTGCTAGTGTGAAGGCGGATCCTATCCATGCCATTGTGAGCGTCATTAAATGCCTCCCAGCCTGAGTTACAGATTTGCATGAGACAGGCCCTGAAGGAGTCTGGGTACTTTATGTGCTTGAAGCCCCCTGCTGGAGGATTCTTGTTAATGGAGAAGTCGTCATTGGAGGAAATGAAGACAAGTTCTCCCAAGATAGCAAT
Encoded proteins:
- the LOC131470586 gene encoding uncharacterized protein LOC131470586, producing the protein MANKIAETTQSLSTAAEMRETTKLLMQPKANWEEYLTPAPLSIAILGELVFISSNDDFSINKNPPAGGFKHIKYPDSFRACLMQICNSGWEAFNDAHNGMDRIRLHTSTIPNYIKTSVDILFNASDKVIETLLPDQLENIRSIADDCVEQATMVEKRYSDVISLIGELLEACVNAEHFYGEELKEVKKKIKENKMREQTARMQNDQTKKAMQAMAKQMEEAQDAYKQSMDSLPSGWEVIGMNFVDGIQSSVVGMMNGMVNLVGGNVNTSNASSEDHTHESGDACADENCDAISQINASCTSGEILNLATGFDEYVRESDIDWKKLYDEKSKSTKTAWDKEQFTRILKQLDQIPKGPQCKDALSLCETGIEICEDLATYNPGKKWDIKSTVKLLGSIKKLKDAAHKFDSKAKKTLGTPALAAKGPMKYKSEKTSSANQRKLAGEVAIENARFQIEQTRAELKDTRESYGKAVENMEKKEQELNAVLIELQSCEIKEISFDQTIKMLVKGLDAMGRVQEQWKKMVRFFQMISNIIQISLNKTLKNFVKTSDSAMKLDYNEKLYTKDLLYMQAFQASNVASLVHMISSTYTEVSNEYLMDRVSSLGKLMAMDKEKPEFLIERQKLQSSCTAAQKGILRLVLKNKREFENKTNARMAKIENGLKAVLPEASAEETQRIKENVQDGYGEEINNYY
- the LOC131470157 gene encoding piggyBac transposable element-derived protein 4-like produces the protein MERKRTTNLHQALEYFFELEEGENVVSLEDETLSSDWSCGSDSSEDDEQPSTPTASQPTYVQPVANPETALGALRPQLGSIKQEHDDTEPINDQSCDERPVSAPKPRRGRGRGRGTTRGQSSRSRTPQPAHGWKSGDELDTAPPPLRFKPLRTQGVQVDTTVEHTPLNLFQQFFPPAGVREICQNTNKYAAQYAAEKRYTWQDVDEEEFNKFLGLVLFTSLVKLPSVQDYWKQNDVTSHPFPASIMTRLRFQTLTWNLHLSDVEKDLENDRKKGGPEHDKLFRIQPLFEHVRAACKASYHPRRQLAIDERMVATKAKAGFPQYMKNKPTKWGIKLFVLADSSNGYTVDLAVYVGKASNPSAHGLSYDAVMNLVQPGFLGTGYHIYMDNFYTSPKLFTDLASMKFGACGTYRENRRGCPPSQGVISKKSPRGTMRWIRQDSTVFVKWIDTREVSMCSTIHPANAGDTVRRKVRSKGGVLKVVDVPCPTPVMEYNKYMGGVDRLIQYYSVHRRQSRWYRTVFLHLLDIASTNAYVMHLELAAVRNQPRLSHKDFMVELVKQLCGAEKAGVPVKRQTSHVPTACAAEFSSSNRATVGRRRCQQCAQKRVRNTTPWKCQACDTPLCLLLDRNCFAEWHA